ATTCTATTGTGtccattgtccgtagcttatgcctgccccataccataaccccaccgtcaccatggggcactctgttcacaacgttgacatcagcaaactgctcgcccacataacgccatacacatggtctgcggttgtgaggcaggttggacgtactgccaaattctccaaaacgacgttggaggcgacttatggtagagaaatgaacattccattatctggcaacagctctggtggacattgcagtcagcatgccaattgcatttgTTGCATTGTACTGTGACaaagctgcacattttagagtggccttttattgctcccagcacaaggtgcacctgtgtaatgatcatgctgtttaatcagcttcttgataatgtcacacctgtcaggtggatggattatcttggcaagggacaaatgctcactaacaaggatgtaaacacatttgttccaaaaatgtgagagaaataatatttttgtgcatatggaacatttctgggatcttttatttcagctcatgaaacatgggtccaacattttacatatatttttgttcagtgtatgtcatGATTCGACTAAATTTGCACATAACATTTTTGTTGGAGAACCTTCTTAACATTACTTTGAATGACAAACGGACAGTCATAACGATACTACCATGCTAAATTAATGAATTTATCTATCGGAGCAGTGTTTTCCCCCCATCTCATCTTCAATAGATTAGTCTGTTTGAAGAGCATATATTAAAAACTTACCAAAGGAAATGATAAGGGATAGAACAGGATATGATGGGTATTTTCAACGAACAGCTATAAAGATGCTAAACAGACATCATCAGATTACACAGGGCATATAAGTCAGGTCTTTAGGCTTATCTATCTCCGTCTTGCTGGAGTCTTTATCTTTGTTCTTTTCACAACCATAGTTTTTTTGCTGTTCTTTACAATGCCCGAGGGACACAATCACAAATATATCGACAAAGGACATGGTCACTGTCTTTCGCCAATTTATTTTTATCTTATAAAATGCTTTTGAggtttgcagttgttaaaaaaaagTGCAACTGGAGTTTAACAAACAAGGTACAATAGGGAATGTTTGAACAGTTGCTTTGAacagttactctactactctactctactctctactctattGTATCCACTAACTTAGTTGTACGTTCCCTTCAGTCTCAATTCATTGCGCAAAAAAACTTGTTGCATACATACTTTACGTTCAAGTTCCCTCAAGCAACTTAACTCAGTCTTGAGCTAGGCCCAATTCATCCCTGCTTGTCGCTTTTTCACGGGTTTACAAATATATCACAAAAATACCTCATAAGTGTGTAATAAATAACATCCCAAGAAACCCAGCCCACACAGGAGTCGCCCTTTAAACTTAACAGTCTACTGGGATGGGAGAGGGTCAATGAATTCAAGATACATGCCTCTGCTATTGTGGATGAGCATAAATTAATACGTTTATGTGGATGTCAGGAGGGCCGGGGGGAGTTGGAGGAGGGAGTGGAAGAGGTAGCAGCAATACTCACACAGCATCTTGGTGACCTGGCGTCGCCGGGCTTTCTGCTGCTGACTGCGGACGTTGCAGTAGCTGTTGCGCCCTAAGCTTGTCTCAGCCTCCATCACCTGGAGCATCTTCTCACGTTTGAGCTGCAGGCCGATGAGTAGGTAGAGAGCGCTGATGGTCAGCATTGGAAGCATGAAGAAAAGCAGGGTGGTCACTTGGATGGTCAAGTTGTACATCCAGCGGGGCTTGACCAGCGTACAGATGGCTGACTCTGGGATTTCCTTCCTGGTGGTGCCTCCTGCTGCCGACTGCAGGGTAAAGATGCCGTGGAGGCTGGTGTTGGGCACGGCACATAGCACTGAGATCCCCCACACGGTCATAATGACCCgtttggcatgtgtgtgtgtcaccacatACTTGGCGCGCAGGGGGTGCACCACAGCGATGTAGCGTTCCACGCTGAGCGCCGTCACATTGAGGATGGAGGCGAAGCAGACCGTCTCGAACAGGAAAGTCTTAAAGTAGCAGCCGCCCTTGCCCAGGAGGAATGGGTAGTTCTGCCACATCTCGTAGAGCTCCAGTGGCATgcccagcagcagcaccagcaggtcAGACATGGCGAGGCTGAACAGGTAGTAGTTGGTGGGCGTGCGCATAACCTTGTTGCGAGCGATGACGATGCAGGTTAGCAAGTTGCCAAACGCGCCCACCAGGAAGATGAGCAGGTAGGTGAGGCAGACGGGGAGGAAGACAGAGGAGCGCAGAGGACCCAGGTACTTCTCTAGGTACTCCTCCTGTGTCAGGCATGCATCGACCAGTCCCCCGCTGCCgttcaggtcagaggtcaggttGCCACACATCCCCTCCTGTGGGCAGTCCCAGCTGTCAGTGAAGGAGCAGTTGTACCTGGATGTCATCCTGTTGAGATACGAAGCCTGCAGAcgcaagaaaaaaaaatgtattctctGTAACATGCTTTTGTAGTGATAATACAAGTTAGAGTCCCTGCACTAAGCAAAAAGTTATTTAGTAAAATATAAAGTGCAGGATCATAAAAGGATATAAAATCAAAATTAATATGTTGTTAGTATATATGGACGTAAAGGGCTGCCCTCTGTTgatagtgtctgaatgtgtgattATTAATGTTGAACAGAATAATGTTCCCAGCATTTTACTATAAGGATTTTCATAAACACACAGTGTGAAAACTGAGAGTGGTTAAACTCGAATTACCGGCTGTTTAAAGCTCAGTGGGAGCGATTTAAAGTTTCTGAGAAACTTTACCTTTGTCCTGTaatgcagggtttcccaaactcagttccCAAACTCAGCtatgggtgcacgttttggtttccccctagcactacacagctgacacAAATAAGCAAAACTTGATAGTGAATTGGTTATTTGAATAGGGCAAAAAAATCTATGTGCACCCGTGGGGcccccaggaccaagtttgggaaaccatgCCCCAATGAACATAAATTACACTGAATTATAATTTTTGTTGATCTTAAATTAAAAAAAGAcacagctagcacatttggttccttggaagttgtgggaacgtacgtTTTTGGAAtcacattggttgtgggaacgAAGCCATACACGTCCTGAACATAtgtttttgtaaatgttttgggAACAGATGTGAACATTTTccctgtttattttatttttaggttgcagggatgttctgagaacgttttactctggTTACATGAATTTTTCATGTAACCATGTAAAAGAAATTCTAGGTTATTTGGAAGTTTCCGTAAAACTTTCACAGAATGTTTTCAATAAAACTTTTAATAACACGGCTAGCATAATGTTGTTTTTTTACTCTAAGCACatataggacacatggaaatgaaTTTACTTAGGCagtaatcatgcaaacacatttattttttatatagtgCCTGTTTGATTATGTGTTTGCCATAAGGCCATTGTCCAAACTCCAAAAAATGCTGGGTTAGAAACAACCCAATTTGGGAAATTATTAGACAGAACACACATTGAGATATTTGAACTCAGCCATTTGGGTCACAAACAACCCACTGTTTTCTTTAAGTTGGgttgttgatgctgggttattgagttATGATCCACCGGGTCAGATCAGAACACTGGAGATGTGGCTTAGTAGGGAAGTGGCTTTCAGATAATAATTTTTGGCACCCCGTGAATGTAATTCCTAataatctgttctgttgtattgtcaacACATGTTAAGGTTGAGCACTGACACTTTTGTAGCTTTAATAAGGCTTACACAAGAGTATGAGTTCCTTAAGTGCAAATGCATATCGCAATGTTGGGATAGTAACCACTTTGTTATAATATTGAAAAAATCATACGTTTATATTACAATGTGGGGTTTGACTTTAAGATAGGTATGTTTGTCTATCGTGAGAATAAATGTCTTTCCTGTTCATGTTATGTTTGTACACTGCACATTGAACTCTCACgagtggccaaaaataactatctgaaagccacggCCATACTAAGCCACACTAGTCTTCTGATCTGACCTGATGGATCATAGCTCAATaacccaactaagtgacccaaCTGGCTGGGTCAAATATAACCCAATGTTTGTTCTGTCCATTATTTACCCAGCCCTGGGTTGTTTTTAACCCATAATGTTTTCAGAGTGCAAGGATAACAAGGTGCTTTGATCCAAACCAGGTCTGGCATTAAAGTATATTAGTCAGTAATTGCACTACATTATCAGCATGTGAGTTCATTGGATACAAATGAGCTGTAAGTGTTCGGGTGGTCGGGCCAACAACTCACAATCAACTGCTTGGACAACAACATCTATCCAAGTCTCATCTGTGTCAATACATGTGGGCTTGATGGAAGCCCAACGGAGTGTGACTGTGATCCCTGCACCATGCACCTGACACTCACCCCAGCTTTTTCCACTACTCTTCCTTGGTATATTGGTTTTGAACGGCTTGCCAGATGAGCACAAACCACCAAAGTTAACGGCACTCAGGGGTGTCTCTGAACGTCCTCTGATGGCGACGTGAAGGCCTTTGAGGTCAGCGCCAGGCAATAGATGTCATATGACATTCTAGAAAGGATCATAGAGATCTAGGAGCCGGCCAATCtacagtatataatgtatacaatacaatataatacacttGTTAATAGCtggtggggggtggtgggggggaggggggtgtttGGAGTTGCCTCCATATTGACAAGTCATAGCAAGGAGCTAAACAAACATACGATCCCCCTGCAGTGGCTCATATCTGATCAAGGAAAGTCCATCATCAAAAATGACAACCCAAGGGAAGTTAATCCAATGCGTTTGAGTGATGGCTAAAGAGGACatcaaagagagggaggagacgggTATAAACAGAGGAAGATTAAGGACATGGTGAACAGACGTCGAAGAGAGAGTCCACATGTCCACGATCCCATTAAATAATTAATTAACATCCGATTAGACATGAATGATTTGGTTTTAGGCGTTTGAGAAAAAAACATGAAACTCGGACAGAACTTATGTTAATGTTAATGAGTTTCTGTTCTTTAATCTGCAAGAAAATGAAGAAAATGGAAAACTACTTAAAAAAACAGACTCCTTTATGTACGCAACAGACAACATCTCACTAGTGCACTGTGTTCATCTTGACTGTAATAGGCTATACATTTACATTAGCTAGTTTAATGAGTTTCCCCCTCTCTTGCAGGGAATCATATGCATTCTATCAGCAGCACATTGTGTGGAACCAGGCTGGAGAAGAAAGTTAGCTGGCTGCCAATTCAGCCAAACCATGGCCATGTCAATTGTCCTTGGCATTTCAATTACATTACAACATTTCCATCATGCCTCTAACAAGCCCTTAttgcttgctgctgctgttgacAGACACAAGATTGCCTGGGCGCCACAGAGGAGACAACAGAGGAGACAACAGAGCAGTGTCCATCAGGCTACCAGATGTTTCACTTAGTGTGTCCGGAGAATCCAGCATCATAAAAGAGTGATGTCTTCATGTTTCATATTTTATGTAACTGTAAATCCGTTGACATTACTGTCTTAGTAGATAAAAAGCTAAGAAGAGAGGCAGGCTCCAACGGCTCAGGACAAACACAAAGCCGTGCAAAACTCCAGAGCAAACAAGATTTAGAGCAATAACATGTTTTCCatgaatatgtacagtatgttctgtGGGTTGTATCCTATAGGCTTTTGATGATAAGAGAAGACAAATCTGACCAACCCTGTCGCATGAATTATTCCATTCAAGTTTCTCGTGCCTTTCATTCacctttgtcacgacttccgccgaagtcggctcctctccttgttcgggcggcattcggcggtcgacgtcaccggctttctagccatcgccgctccatttttcatgtatccatttgttttgtcttgttccctgcacacctggttttcattccccaatcagtctacatgtatttattcctctgttccccctcatgtctttgtgtaagaTTGTTTGTGTGATAAGTGTTTTTGTACGCACTAGGCTTGCGTGTTTTTTCTCTCGTGTTATTTCACGAAGTCTGTTTGTATACATTTGATGGTTGTGACTGTTTTTGCGCTTTTTACACTTTGCCTTGTTGATTGGAGGTTTTTTGGACGCAGCTGTGTCTGTCTATATTCTCTCCTGccgaaataaagtgtgcgcctgttcacaattctctgctctcctgcacctgacttcagcaCAAGTA
The Salmo salar chromosome ssa16, Ssal_v3.1, whole genome shotgun sequence DNA segment above includes these coding regions:
- the nmur1a gene encoding neuromedin-U receptor 1 produces the protein MTSRYNCSFTDSWDCPQEGMCGNLTSDLNGSGGLVDACLTQEEYLEKYLGPLRSSVFLPVCLTYLLIFLVGAFGNLLTCIVIARNKVMRTPTNYYLFSLAMSDLLVLLLGMPLELYEMWQNYPFLLGKGGCYFKTFLFETVCFASILNVTALSVERYIAVVHPLRAKYVVTHTHAKRVIMTVWGISVLCAVPNTSLHGIFTLQSAAGGTTRKEIPESAICTLVKPRWMYNLTIQVTTLLFFMLPMLTISALYLLIGLQLKREKMLQVMEAETSLGRNSYCNVRSQQQKARRRQVTKMLFVLVVVFGICWAPFHTDRLMWSFIDEWTSIQLEVYKYVHIVSGVFFYLSSAVNPILYNLMSTRFREMFKEVMCHRPRHPVPRKQSLSVTRVTLRSILSEATPINGIAGLHEEKEHETTFP